From one Diorhabda carinulata isolate Delta chromosome 12, icDioCari1.1, whole genome shotgun sequence genomic stretch:
- the LOC130900109 gene encoding synaptic vesicle glycoprotein 2B-like: MDESKNKISLKTIKLIEGEDDRLFNSNQDVPRTFEEAITATGFGKYNYILLLIILFPCTVIMTETVGVNYIVPMAECDLNLSLEDKGILNGAIFIGMITSGLFWGYLCDALGRKKIIVYGYLFTGLFSLVAALSASKEVLIVSKFMSGLILNGPYSATTSHITEFHSSKYRGTVHMIRGTFFSVINLCLPIMAWGILPRQINISVFGLFVLKSWNVFMLVCAAFPIISGLLYMFLPESPKFLMTMGKNREALAVMQSVYAVNSGKTKEDFPVKTLVKEANMNMSTSRIELATALSNGWSEMKTILKRPHITNMMLASFNAFSLVISLNTYKFWLPSIFQAISDYQNSHNGTSSSMCVMLEELKETNVTSTQSCSVDLNNFSVYLNTFIVASARVVVFLCAGTLVRVVGLKKLNIILIFICSSSLFCVYFARSSQVVTALTAVGTAIGSVPENLLVTITLELFPTSLRTIALSIHLTAQRTGTVVGNLFFPYLMQLGCLPPFLFIGIFSAACGIFSFLYADVENKPLR; the protein is encoded by the exons atggatgaaagtaaaaataaaatttcactgaAAACTATAAAACTCATTGAGGGGGAAGATGAcagattatttaattcaaatcaag ATGTACCTAGAACATTCGAGGAAGCTATTACTGCTACCGGATTTGGAAAATACaattatattctattattaattattctttttccATGTACAGTTATAATGACAGAAACCGTAGGAGTTAACTATATAGTTCCTATGGCTGAATGCGATTTAAATCTTTCATTAGAAGATAAAGGCATTTTGAATGGTGCCATATTTATAG gcATGATTACAAGTGGATTGTTTTGGGGATATTTATGTGATGCTTTGGGTAGGAAAAAGATCATAGTCTACGGTTATTTATTTACCGGATTATTTTCACTAGTAGCAGCCCTATCTGCTAGTAAGGAAGTATTAATTGTATCCAAATTTATGTCCGGTTTAAT tttgaatGGGCCTTATTCCGCTACGACATCTCACATTACAGAATTTCATTCTTCTAAATACAGGGGAACCGTTCACATGATACGAGGAACATTTTTTAGCGTCATCAATTTATGTTTGCCTATAATGGCATGGGGAATTTTACCTAGACAGATAAATATTTCCGTTTTCGGATTGTTCG ttttaaaGTCCTGGAACGTATTTATGTTAGTATGCGCCGCCTTTCCAATAATTTCCGGATTATTATATATGTTTCTACCAGAAAGTCCGAAATTTCTGATGACTATGGGTAAAAATAGAGAAGCACTAGCTGTTATGCAAAGTGTATACGCTGTAAATAGTGGAAAAACCAAGGAAGATTTTCCG GTTAAAACTTTGGTTAAAGAAGCGAACATGAATATGTCGACAAGTCGGATAGAATTGGCAACAGCGTTAAGTAACGGATGGTCTGAAATGAAAACGATACTAAAAAGGCCCCATATTACAAATATGATGCTAGCTTCTTTTAACGCATTTTCACTTGTTATTAg TTTAAATACTTACAAATTCTGGCTTCCTAGTATTTTCCAGGCTATAAGTGATTACCAGAATAGTCATAATGGAACCAGCAGTAGTATGTGCGTTATGTTGGAagaattaaaagaaacaaatgtTACATCTACGCAAAGTTGTTCAGTG gatctgaataatttttcagtttatctCAATACTTTTATAGTAGCATCAGCTAGAGTTGTAGTTTTTCTTTGTGCCGGGACGTTAGTGAGAGTTGtaggattaaaaaaattgaaca ttattttaatttttatatgctCATCGTCGTTGTTTTGCGTATATTTTGCTAGAAGTTCTCAAGTAGTCACTGCACTAACTGCTGTAGGGACAGCAATCGGCAGTGTTCCTGAAAATTTGCTGGTTACAATCACTCTAGAATTATTTCCCACTTCTTTAAg AACAATTGCTCTATCAATACATTTGACGGCACAACGTACAGGAACGGTAGTAGGAAATCTCTTTTTTCCTTATTTGATGCAATTGGGATGTTTACctccatttttatttattggaatattttcagCAG cttgtggaatattttcttttttatatgcTGACGTAGAAAATAAGCCTTTGCGTTAA
- the LOC130900107 gene encoding uncharacterized protein LOC130900107, whose amino-acid sequence MQCNTEQISTKGTEVAESDSVNLKLEQVLKKLLEPNFKLQNNDYLNLLFTHLINRKDSKSTLNQKLVTEGILEQWIGDSFIEFERNKDSPNSTLLTFVLNVTRCVCKKEQSFNNLNEKGIFERLIKITGNVYKSNVITALIKLLADFLDHPSGVQWILTTNHWKLVVDIILNDGTIYAYKEGYLFINKLLQRSFVINQPFCINIFRYILTPLEEISNTVSEIQNKHLSSILRFVTEILVILFKSDSSVNSNRIISICIENTELEKKSKQLISTTDNLELRSALYRIVIFLGLFNLKLKLCEQNIKIEKDTSSEILDILYEAANNVSVSGMSQLLFSTLHTWSEIKKSLPHPIRISISFEDQLLAIQLMPMYTIFVKTIGFNVYTSDCEDSFRYLFISKLVDRLYPKTVRIKYKWQNYLLDNYSISNGILSLKYFMHSKQFYSKENAVLIFQMMIYLMHDLNTTLKEKPELQLQFVNVPEYLELHLKVIGIIIEEFKLTFRDSIESLCVLNIVYNLLDGLIWPTKIVVAALKLAETGISKYMTFQMSLYIDDKQGSIIGRLPALLRIKLHDGAWEVRDSAIEVLQSLFVTANNTESSAYKKLLLENDLPCLMVKMGTDDGNSFVRATALRCIQKTVEIPEFWEALTQSFDIYSTVLRVLKHETEGIVRCEAAALVYCIYQHQEIPVNVKNDVLDAMSHAVVADLHWEVRVKAMPFWKKIIDDSLSEQGLIDGSFPNVTFSKDLRKIVTLDSVEIKKSLVRALWELSKAGCLFVFYEALQDECDIEVAKSANENVKDFVKLLRKHEVTVETLRLYTPSKSPTDLITKTPDEPRDSFNTNNSENSLRNQQISDSILEDILDTRDLNLLETVFNSTDKPVFENIETKQREVLQPELFLNLVYTDLDSRLNNKTTWVEKMDDFKSLLDDILKEYDSEDVNSLDCY is encoded by the exons ATGCAGTGCAATACAGAACAAATTAGTACTAAGG GAACAGAAGTTGCTGAAAGTGATTCCGTTAATCTCAAACTTGAACAAGTGTTGAAAAAATTGCTAGAACCAAATTTTAAACTCCAGAATAATGATTATCTCAATTTACTTTTCACACACCTAATTAATCGAAAAG atAGCAAATCAACCCTTAATCAAAAACTAGTTACCGAAGGAATTTTAGAACAGTGGATTGGAGATAGTTTTATAGAATTTGAGAGGAATAAAGATTCTCCAAATTCAACACTTCTAACGTTTGTTCTAAATGTTACAAGATGTGTTTGTAAAAAAGAACAATCGTTTAATAACTTGAATGAAAAAGGAATTTTTgaacgtttaataaaaataactggaAACGTATATAAATCAAATGTAATAACAGCTTTAATAAAATTGCTTGCAGATTTTTTAGACCATCCATCTGGAGTACAATGGATATTAACAACTAATCATTGGAAGTTGGTTGTCGATATAATATTGAACGATGGTACGATTTATGCTTATAAAGAAggatatttatttatcaacaaattattaCAGAGATCCTTCGTAATTAATCAGCCTTTTTGTATAAACATATTTAGATACATTCTTACCCCATTGGAAGAGATATCGAATACCGTTTCTGAAAttcaaaacaaacatttatcATCAATTCTACGATTCGtaactgaaattttagtgatACTATTTAAATCAGATTCTTCAGTAAATTCGAACAGGATTATTTCAATCTGTATAGAAAATACCgaactggaaaaaaaatcaaaacaactTATTAGTACTACAGATAATCTGGAGTTGAGAAGTGCCTTGTATCGAATAGTTATTTTCCTCGGtttgttcaatttaaaattgaaattatgtgaacaaaatataaaaatcgagaAGGATACCTCATCGGAGATTCTAGATATTTTATACGAGGCTGCTAATAACGTATCCGTATCCGGTATGTCACAGTTATTGTTTTCCACTTTACATACATGGAGCGAAATCAAAAAGAGTCTACCACATCCTATCAGGATATCAATTTCGTTCGAAGATCAATTATTAGCTATACAACTGATGCCTATGTACACAATATTCGTTAAAACAATTGGATTCAACGTTTATACAAGCGATTGCGAAGATAGTTTCAGATACTTATTCATATCGAAACTTGTTGATAGATTATACCCGAAAACAGTAAGGATCAAATATAAATGGCAGAACTATTTACTGGACAATTATTCTATTAGTAATGGAATAttatctttgaaatattttatgcaTTCCAAACAGTTTTATTCCAAAGAAAACGCTGTacttatatttcaaatgatgaTTTATTTGATGCACGATTTGAACACCACTCTTAAAGAAAAACCAGAATTGCAGTTGCAGTTTGTTAACGTACCGGAATACTTGGAATTGCATCTTAAAGTGATTGGAATCATTATCGAGGAGTTTAAACTGACATTCAGGGACTCCATTGAATCATTATGCGTTTTAAATATAGTGTACAACTTGCTGGATGGCTTAATATGGCCAACCAAG atAGTGGTTGCTGCTTTGAAACTTGCCGAAACAGGAATTTCGAAATATATGACTTTTCAGATGTCTCTTTATATCGATGATAAGCAAGGTTCTATTATAGGTAGACTTCCTGCTTTACTTCGAATTAAATTACATGACGGAGCATGGGAGGTCCGTGATAGTGCTATCGAAGTTCTACAGTCACTATTTGTAACAGCAAATAACACAG aaagtagtgcttacaaaaaattattactggAAAACGATTTACCTTGTTTGATGGTAAAAATGGGAACCGATGATGGTAATTCATTCGTTAGAGCTACTGCTTTGAGGTGTATACAGAAAACCGTTGAAATTCCTGAATTTTGGGAGGCTTTGACACaatcatttgatatttat TCAACCGTTTTGAGAGTATTGAAGCATGAAACGGAAGGTATTGTTCGTTGTGAAGCAGCTGCCCTTGTTTACTGTATATACCAACACCAGGAAATCCCAGTAAATGTTAAAAACGACGTCCTAGATGCCATGAGTCACGCAGTGGTTGCAGATCTCCATTGGGAAGTTAGAGTAAAAGCCATGCccttttggaaaaaaatcatcgatGATAGTTTAAGTGAACAAGGATTGATAGACGGTTCTTTTCCAAACGTGACTTTTTCTaaagatttaagaaaaatagtaaCTTTGGATAGcgtggaaataaaaaaaagtctaGTTAGAGCTTTATGGGAATTATCGAAAGCCGGATGTTTATTTGTGTTTTATGAAGCGCTGCAGGATGAATGTGATATCGAAGTGGCTAAATCCGCTAATGAAAATGTCAAAGACTTCGTTAAATTGCTCAGAAAACATGAAGTTACCGTAGAAACTCTAAGGCTCTATACACCTTCCAAGTCACCTACGGATTTAATTACCAAAACTCCTGATGAACCACGTGATTCTTTCAATACCAATAACAGTGAAAACTCACTTAGAAATCAACAGATTTCTGATTCTATATTGGAAGATATTTTAGATACCAGagatttgaatttattagaaactgtttttaataGTACAGATAAAcctgtttttgaaaatatcgaaacTAAACAACGAGAAGTTCTACAACCggaattgtttttaaatttggtttACACAGATCTGGATAGTAGgcttaataataaaacaacttgGGTGGAAAAAATGGACGATTTTAAATCGTTGTTggatgatattttgaaagaatatgATTCCGAAGATGTAAATAGTTTGGACTGTTACtag